TATTTCGATATGTTGAACAAATAGTATTTCTATTTGGTGGACAATCTGAAGTCATGACCAATTTTGTGAATATATTATATTATGTTATATCTTCATGTATTATCCAGCTTGTATAACTAGAATCAGTCATATACGCCCGCCAAACAATGCTTTAGTCTTTCAAAAAACTGCCTTTAAAATTTTGAATACACACTCTTGAAATTCTGGGCCCGCCCCTGACCGATGCCCTCTTCTCCAATGACTTAGCCAAGCTAGGCCGCCACTAAAGATCACCGTGCTGGatccctccggccgccgccagTTTCATCACCACTGCCGCCGAGCACCGCCTGACGGAGATCGCCACTCGAGCCAtgatctatatatatatatatatatatatatatatatatatatatatatatatatatatattaatgtTGGTGAGATGACGTTTGACGCGTTGCTAAGGCCAAATTTGGTTTTCTTAATGAAGAAAATCGTGGGAAAACcctctttctttcttttcatTCATCTAAACACCCTGAATCCCCAGATGGAAATGCGCCGTCCGCCGTGGATTCTGGTTCATTGGATCGTAAAAACCAAACCTTGGAGGAcgtgtttttcttttttctttttgctcTTCTAATCCGACTCCGGGCGAGTCCGACTGACGCCCCCGTTCGCAGCACCGACTCGAGCTGGATCGATCGTGTCCGTTTCCTACTCAGATCCACGGCACGTGCACCGACACGCGCGTCTCTATATATTGAAATCAGACCAAACTCACGTCGCAACACAAACAGACGCGACGCGTTCCACGGCGCGAAAACGATCGAGACTCCCGCCGACACGACGCCGCCACCTCCGTTCCATCAGCAGCCATGGCGCTCTCCGGCGACGGCGGCCCGGTCCTCTTCCACCCGCCCTCCGCGCTGCACCACCACGCCGTCTTTCCCGGCCCcgcccaccaccaccaccccggCATGGTCTGGAATCCCTTCCAGCCCACGTACGACCAGCAGCACCTCCTGCATGTGCCCATGCCCATGCCCATGCCCGGGCCCATGATGGTGCGCATGCAGCCGCCGCCCGTCGACCGGTTCGCCTTCGACGCCCACGCCCACGcccaccgccgccgacgccgccgcggCGGTCGCGGCTCGAGGACGCCctcgccgccctcgtcgcccgTGGGCCAGCCCGCCTTCGCCCGCCACGTCCACTACGCCCCGCAGCCACCGGCGGAGGTCGAGGTTCCCGCCCTGTGGGAATGGAACCAGGCCGACGAGACCacgccgctgctgccgccgccgcacccgGTGGTGACCATCGACACGGAGATCCCGGGCGCGCTGCACAGCTCCGCCACGCCGTTCTACCCGAGGGGCCCCGCTGAGGTCGAGGTGCGCGACGTGTGGAAGTGGAACCTGGTGAAGGAAATGGCGGCCATCACGGCGCTGCTGCCGACGCACCCGGTGGTGACCATCGACACGGAGTTCCCGGGCGCGGTGCACGACTCGGCGACGCCGCGCGCCAAGCGGAGCCCCAAGGAGGCCTACGCGCTCGTCAGGCGCAACGTGGACCACCTGAAGCACCTGCTGCAGCTCGGCGTCACCCTCTCCGGGCCCGGGGGCAGCCACCCCGTGGTGTGGCAGTTCAACTTCCGGGGCTTCGACGAGCGGCTCGACCCGCACGCGCCGGAATCCATAGCCATGCTCAAGGCCCACGGCATGGACTTCGCCAGGCTCCGCGAGGACGGCATCGACCCGGGCGACTTCGCCGACGAGTTCATGCGCTCCGGCCTTAACCACCGCCGCCCGCGCCGGGGCAGGGGCGCCCCCGAGCCCCTCACGTGGGTTGCCTTCTCGGGCTCCTACGACTTCGCCTACCTCGCCAGGATGCTTTTCCGCCAAGGCAGCAAAGGCTTGCCGCAGAAGCTCGAGGACTTCGGAAGGCGCGTGGAGAAGTTCTTCGGCCCGTGGGTGCTCGACGCCAAGTACATTGCCAAGACCTGCCGCATCGAGGACGGAGGCCTGGAGAAGGTGGCCAACACTTTGGGCGTCCAGCGCCGCGCCGGCGTCGCCCACAACGCCGGCTCCGACAGCCTTCTCACCGCCGACGTGATGCTCGCCATTGTGTTGCAGCTCGAGGGGCCCCCCAACTACGACTACAAAGTGCGCGAGAAACACGCCGGAAAGATCGATGGGCTCGTGTAACTGCACGTACTAGACTTGTAGATAGACATATACTCGCTACAAAGATATTAGTACTATGTTATTAATTAGTACTCTATAAGGAAGGAATCCAAGTGATTCAGTTTCCTTGCTTGTTGGCATTCTTCTACGCTTGGATATGCTAATTCATCTCTAATTCCATGACCACATGAACCATCAAGAACTTACCTACACTAGTGGCTGATGCCCGCCTCGGCGCGCCCCACCGCTTACAGAGTAGCGACACAAAAGAAGACGTAGGTTGTTAAGGT
This sequence is a window from Aegilops tauschii subsp. strangulata cultivar AL8/78 chromosome 7, Aet v6.0, whole genome shotgun sequence. Protein-coding genes within it:
- the LOC120968641 gene encoding probable CCR4-associated factor 1 homolog 11; this translates as MAAITALLPTHPVVTIDTEFPGAVHDSATPRAKRSPKEAYALVRRNVDHLKHLLQLGVTLSGPGGSHPVVWQFNFRGFDERLDPHAPESIAMLKAHGMDFARLREDGIDPGDFADEFMRSGLNHRRPRRGRGAPEPLTWVAFSGSYDFAYLARMLFRQGSKGLPQKLEDFGRRVEKFFGPWVLDAKYIAKTCRIEDGGLEKVANTLGVQRRAGVAHNAGSDSLLTADVMLAIVLQLEGPPNYDYKVREKHAGKIDGLV